Proteins from a single region of Clupea harengus chromosome 5, Ch_v2.0.2, whole genome shotgun sequence:
- the LOC116220551 gene encoding green-sensitive opsin-2-like: MNGTEGNNFYIPMSNRTGLVRSPFEYEQYYLAEPWQFKMLAFYMFILISLGFPINGATLLVTVLHKKLRQPLNFILVNLAVAGMIMVCFGFTITITSALNGYFVFGATGCAIEGFMATLGGQVALWSLVVLAVERYVVVCKPMGSFKFGTTHAGAGVAFTWVMAMSCAAPPLVGWSRYIPEGMQCSCGPDYYTLSPGYNNESYVIYMFTCHFCVPVVTIFFTYGSLVLTVKAAAAQQQDSASTQKAEREVTRMCVLMVCGFLIAWTPYASFAGWIFMNKGSSFTAQSMAIPAFFAKSSALFNPIIYVVLNKQFRSCMMQTVFGKAPEDEASVSASKTEVSSVGPA, translated from the exons ATGAACGGCACAGAGGGCAACAACTTCTACATCCCCATGTCCAACAGGACAGGGCTGGTGAGGAGTCCTTTTGAATATGAGCAGTACTACCTGGCTGAACCATGGCAGTTCAAGATGCTTGCTTTTTACATGTTCATACTTATCAGTCTGGGATTCCCCATCAATGGGGCGACACTGTTGGTGACAGTACTGCACAAAAAGCTTCGTCAGCCTCTCAACTTTATTTTGGTCAACCTGGCTGTTGCTGGTATGATCATGGTCTGCTTTGGATTCACCATCACCATTACCTCAGCTCTTAATGGCTACTTCGTCTTTGGAGCCACGGGTTGTGCTATTGAAGGTTTCATGGCTACTCTTGGAG GTCAAGTTGCCCTATGGTCACTGGTTGTGCTGGCTGTTGAGAGATATGTTGTTGTCTGCAAGCCCATGGGCAGCTTTAAGTTTGGTACTACCCATGCTGGAGCCGGAGTGGCATTCACATGGGTCATGGCTATGTCATGTGCCGCACCACCCCTCGTTGGCTGGTCAAG GTACATCCCTGAGGGAATGCAGTGTTCCTGTGGACCTGACTACTACACCCTGAGCCCTGGATACAATAACGAGTCATATGTGATCTACATGTTCACCTGTCATTTCTGTGTCCCTGTCGTTACTATCTTTTTCACCTATGGAAGCCTTGTCCTCACAGTCAAAGCG GCTGCAGCCCAACAGCAGGACTCAGCCTCCACCCAGAAGGCAGAGAGGGAAGTGACACGTATGTGCGTCCTGATGGTTTGTGGCTTCCTGATTGCTTGGACCCCCTATGCCAGTTTTGCTGGCTGGATCTTCATGAATAAGGGATCTTCTTTCACTGCTCAGTCCATGGCTATTCCTGCCTTTTTCGCAAAGTCCTCAGCCTTGTTCAACCCCATCATCTATGTGGTGCTTAACAAACAG TTCCGTAGCTGCATGATGCAGACAGTCTTTGGCAAAGCCCCTGAGGATGAAGCATCAGTGTCCGCAAGCAAGACAGAAGTGTCTTCAGTGGGTCCTGCATAA